In Nonomuraea muscovyensis, one genomic interval encodes:
- a CDS encoding PaaI family thioesterase codes for MGIEFLEASAERVVARMPVEGNTQPYGLLHGGASVVLAETIGSTGAAIHAGPERIAVGIEINATHHRSATSGHVTGVATRLHGGRTLATYDIEITDDEGRRVCTSRLTCMLRDR; via the coding sequence ATGGGGATCGAGTTCCTCGAGGCCAGCGCGGAACGGGTCGTGGCCAGGATGCCGGTGGAGGGCAACACCCAGCCGTACGGCCTGCTGCACGGCGGCGCCTCCGTCGTGCTGGCCGAGACGATCGGCTCGACGGGCGCGGCCATCCACGCCGGTCCCGAGCGCATCGCGGTCGGCATCGAGATCAACGCGACGCACCACCGCTCGGCCACCTCCGGTCACGTGACCGGCGTGGCCACCCGGCTGCACGGCGGCCGGACGCTGGCCACGTACGACATCGAGATCACCGACGACGAGGGGCGGCGCGTCTGCACGTCGCGGCTCACCTGCATGCTGCGCGACCGCTGA
- a CDS encoding branched-chain amino acid ABC transporter permease — protein sequence MKIVVTTESGQPVAEVTSNAQGTWQVPVEKPGKYKVTLDANTLPQNVAVRGGNNVRTPTVYDGNMSTVLFALQAKGVPGQPQEEEAGQSSFWTQAAQLAFEGLNLGLIIALAALGLSLIYGTTGLTNFAHGELVTLGAILAYAFNAGVGLHLIPAAVIAVILAGGFGYAQDRFFWGQLRKRGTGIIAMMIVSIGVALFLRYLFLIVFGGQTEVYTQYTGQAGIQVGPITAAPKNFVAMAIELAVLVVVSMALLRTRTGKAARAVADNPALASSSGINVDRVIRIIWTMGGAIAALAGIMLGVSQSLKFNMGQDILLLIFAGVTLGGLGTAWGALVGSLIVGLFIQLSTLWVPPELKSVGALAVLIIVLLFRPQGILGRRERIG from the coding sequence GTGAAAATCGTCGTGACCACCGAAAGCGGACAACCCGTTGCGGAGGTTACAAGTAACGCCCAAGGCACGTGGCAGGTCCCGGTCGAGAAGCCGGGCAAATACAAGGTCACGCTGGATGCCAACACGCTGCCGCAGAACGTCGCGGTCCGGGGTGGCAACAACGTACGCACACCCACCGTGTACGACGGCAACATGTCGACCGTGCTGTTCGCCCTGCAGGCCAAGGGCGTACCCGGCCAGCCACAGGAGGAGGAGGCCGGGCAGAGCAGCTTCTGGACACAGGCGGCGCAGCTCGCCTTCGAGGGCCTGAACCTGGGCCTCATCATCGCCCTCGCCGCGCTCGGCCTGTCACTCATCTACGGCACCACCGGCCTGACCAACTTCGCCCACGGCGAGCTGGTCACCCTGGGGGCCATCCTGGCCTACGCGTTCAACGCGGGCGTCGGGCTGCACCTCATCCCCGCCGCCGTCATCGCGGTGATCCTCGCGGGCGGCTTCGGATACGCCCAGGACAGGTTCTTCTGGGGCCAGCTGCGCAAACGCGGCACCGGCATCATCGCCATGATGATCGTCTCGATCGGTGTGGCGCTCTTCCTGCGCTACCTGTTCCTCATCGTCTTCGGCGGCCAGACCGAGGTCTACACCCAGTACACCGGCCAGGCCGGCATCCAGGTCGGCCCCATCACCGCCGCCCCGAAGAACTTCGTCGCCATGGCCATCGAGCTCGCGGTCCTCGTCGTGGTCAGCATGGCGCTGCTGCGCACCCGCACCGGCAAGGCCGCCCGCGCCGTGGCCGACAACCCGGCGCTCGCCTCGTCGTCCGGGATCAACGTCGACCGGGTCATCCGCATCATCTGGACCATGGGCGGCGCCATCGCCGCGCTGGCCGGCATCATGCTCGGCGTCTCGCAGAGCCTGAAGTTCAACATGGGCCAGGACATCCTGCTGCTCATCTTCGCCGGCGTCACGCTCGGCGGGCTCGGCACCGCGTGGGGCGCGCTCGTCGGCTCGCTCATCGTCGGCCTGTTCATCCAGTTGTCCACCCTCTGGGTGCCGCCGGAGCTCAAGAGCGTCGGCGCGCTGGCCGTACTCATCATCGTGCTCCTCTTCCGGCCGCAGGGCATCCTCGGCCGCCGCGAGCGGATCGGCTGA
- a CDS encoding branched-chain amino acid ABC transporter permease — MDWNTIISTTVKAAIGVETVLYALAAIGLNVHFGYTGLLNFGQAAFMAVAGYGLAVTVTVLGLPFWAGIVVGLLAAALLALLLGIPTLRLRADYLAIVTIAAAEIIRLIFRSVAFKDVFGGSDGRRGFSDGFYAINPFPAGEYGFGWFTFNHRLLWVLVVGWLLIGLSCLLVYMLMKSPWGRVLKAIREDEDAVRSLGKNVFSYKMQSLVLGGVIGALGGFVYGLAFASVQPDIFGTETTFFAYTILILGGAARVFGPVVGSMIFWVLLVLVYGVLSGAVEAGYITFMTSTQVGQFRFLLVGLGLILLVVFRPQGIFGDKREIAIDAR; from the coding sequence ATGGACTGGAACACGATCATCTCCACCACCGTCAAGGCCGCCATCGGCGTCGAGACGGTGCTCTACGCGCTCGCCGCGATCGGGCTGAACGTCCACTTCGGCTACACGGGCCTGCTCAACTTCGGTCAGGCGGCGTTCATGGCCGTCGCCGGCTACGGCCTCGCCGTCACCGTCACCGTGCTGGGCCTGCCGTTCTGGGCCGGCATCGTGGTGGGCCTGCTGGCCGCGGCGCTCCTGGCGCTCCTGCTGGGCATCCCGACGCTGCGCCTGCGCGCCGACTACCTGGCCATCGTCACCATCGCCGCGGCCGAGATCATCCGGCTGATCTTCCGGTCGGTGGCGTTCAAGGACGTCTTCGGCGGTTCCGACGGCCGGCGCGGCTTCTCCGACGGCTTCTACGCGATCAACCCCTTCCCCGCGGGCGAGTACGGATTCGGCTGGTTCACCTTCAACCACCGCCTGCTGTGGGTCCTGGTCGTCGGCTGGCTTCTCATCGGCCTGTCGTGCCTGCTCGTCTACATGCTCATGAAGAGCCCCTGGGGCCGCGTGCTCAAGGCCATCCGCGAGGACGAGGACGCCGTGCGCAGCCTCGGCAAGAACGTCTTCTCGTACAAGATGCAGTCGCTGGTACTCGGCGGCGTCATCGGCGCGCTGGGCGGGTTCGTCTACGGCCTGGCGTTCGCCTCGGTCCAGCCGGACATCTTCGGCACCGAGACGACCTTCTTCGCGTACACGATCCTCATCCTCGGCGGCGCGGCCCGCGTGTTCGGACCCGTCGTCGGCTCGATGATCTTCTGGGTGCTGCTGGTGCTCGTCTACGGCGTGCTGAGCGGAGCGGTCGAAGCCGGGTACATCACCTTCATGACCTCCACTCAGGTCGGCCAGTTCCGCTTCCTTCTCGTCGGGCTGGGACTCATCCTCCTGGTCGTCTTCCGGCCACAGGGGATCTTCGGTGACAAGAGGGAGATAGCGATCGATGCACGCTGA
- a CDS encoding ABC transporter ATP-binding protein → MHAETTATDRKAAALAAFKDLARDPGVAKPDPILVVDKVVRRFGGLTAVDVDHVEVQRGSITALIGPNGAGKTTFFNQLTGFDTADAGQWAFNGRNMNGVPPHKVARAGMVRTFQLTKALSKLTVIENMRLGAQDQKGESFWRALVPGFWREQEDEITERAEELLARFKLDKKRDDFAGSLSGGQRKLLEMARALMVQPELVMLDEPMAGVNPALTQSLLGHVKDLREQGMTVLFVEHDMDMVRDISDWVIVMAQGAVISEGPPDTIMSDPRVIDAYLGAHHDAPLSESELEAQLHEAEAALEEEIVEETQK, encoded by the coding sequence ATGCACGCTGAGACCACGGCCACCGACCGCAAGGCCGCGGCGCTGGCCGCCTTCAAGGACCTGGCCCGCGACCCCGGGGTGGCCAAGCCCGACCCGATCCTCGTGGTCGACAAGGTCGTGCGCCGCTTCGGCGGCCTCACCGCGGTCGACGTCGACCACGTCGAGGTCCAGCGCGGCTCCATCACCGCGCTGATCGGCCCCAACGGCGCCGGCAAGACGACGTTCTTCAACCAGCTCACCGGCTTCGACACCGCCGACGCCGGCCAGTGGGCGTTCAACGGCCGCAACATGAACGGCGTGCCCCCGCACAAGGTGGCCCGGGCCGGCATGGTGCGCACCTTCCAGCTCACCAAGGCGCTGTCCAAGCTGACCGTCATCGAGAACATGCGGCTCGGCGCCCAGGACCAGAAGGGCGAGAGCTTCTGGCGTGCCCTCGTGCCCGGCTTCTGGCGTGAGCAGGAGGACGAGATCACCGAGCGGGCCGAGGAACTGCTGGCCCGCTTCAAGCTCGACAAGAAGCGCGACGACTTCGCCGGGTCGCTGTCCGGCGGCCAGCGCAAGCTGCTGGAGATGGCCCGCGCGCTCATGGTCCAGCCGGAGCTCGTCATGCTCGACGAGCCGATGGCCGGCGTCAACCCGGCGCTCACCCAGTCGCTGCTCGGCCACGTCAAGGACCTGCGCGAGCAGGGCATGACCGTGCTGTTCGTCGAGCACGACATGGACATGGTCCGCGACATCAGCGACTGGGTGATCGTCATGGCCCAGGGCGCCGTCATCTCCGAGGGCCCGCCGGACACGATCATGTCCGACCCGCGCGTCATCGACGCCTACCTCGGCGCGCACCACGACGCCCCCCTGTCGGAGAGCGAGCTCGAGGCGCAGCTGCACGAGGCGGAGGCGGCGCTGGAGGAAGAGATCGTAGAGGAGACGCAGAAGTGA
- a CDS encoding ABC transporter ATP-binding protein has translation MNAVPESTPDEAEAGSERAVTDRGDHLAGAEGAVLRCDELIAGYLPGVNILNGCDLYVQQGELIGIIGPNGAGKSTLLKAMFGLVNIRSGTVKLKGEDITNMKAHELVSRGVGYVPQTNNVFPSLTIEENLEMGAFQVPAKFKERFEFVAELFPALKERRKQRAGSLSGGERQMVAMARALMTEPSVLLLDEPSAGLSPKLQDLVFIQAQQINKAGVTVVMVEQNARRCLQICHRGYVLDQGRNAYSGTGRQLADDPKVIELYLGTLAKA, from the coding sequence GTGAACGCCGTCCCCGAATCCACTCCCGACGAGGCGGAGGCCGGCTCCGAGCGGGCCGTCACCGACCGCGGCGACCACCTGGCCGGCGCCGAGGGCGCCGTGCTGCGGTGCGACGAGCTGATCGCCGGCTACCTGCCGGGCGTCAACATCCTCAACGGATGCGACCTGTACGTCCAGCAGGGCGAGCTGATCGGCATCATCGGCCCCAACGGCGCCGGCAAGTCGACGCTGCTCAAGGCCATGTTCGGGCTCGTCAACATCCGCAGCGGCACGGTGAAGCTGAAGGGTGAGGACATCACGAACATGAAGGCGCACGAGTTGGTCTCCCGCGGGGTCGGCTACGTCCCGCAGACCAACAACGTCTTCCCGAGCCTCACCATCGAGGAGAACCTCGAGATGGGCGCCTTCCAGGTGCCCGCCAAGTTCAAGGAGCGCTTCGAGTTCGTCGCCGAACTGTTCCCCGCCCTGAAGGAGCGGCGCAAGCAGCGCGCCGGATCCCTGTCGGGCGGCGAGCGGCAGATGGTGGCGATGGCCCGGGCGCTCATGACCGAACCGTCGGTGCTACTGCTGGACGAGCCGTCTGCCGGCCTGTCGCCCAAGCTGCAGGACCTGGTCTTCATCCAGGCCCAGCAGATCAACAAGGCGGGCGTCACGGTCGTCATGGTCGAGCAGAACGCCCGGCGCTGCCTGCAGATCTGCCACCGCGGCTACGTGCTGGACCAGGGCCGCAACGCCTACTCCGGCACCGGCCGCCAGCTCGCCGACGACCCCAAGGTGATCGAGCTCTACCTCGGCACCCTGGCCAAGGCGTAA
- a CDS encoding ABC transporter substrate-binding protein, giving the protein MVRIAPVGRALAVVAATSLALTACGGGSDTATQPSESAASSAAAPAAKGDGTLTLGTLLPQTGSLAFLGPPEFAGVDAAIKEINDAGGVLGKPVAKFDTDSGDTTTNIASQSVDKLLAQKADAIIGAASSSVSESVIDKITGAGVIHFSPANTSDKFTTIEDKGLYFRTSPPDKLQGRVLGDLIVADGNDTVGILAMQDSYGTGLADQVAKTVTDGGGTVVERVDYDPKAADFSADVAKLKAKNPKGIVLIGFEETSKVIQELIKQGMPASKHKWYMVDGNTSNTNYVKLPKGTLTGVKGTIPGAASPEEFQKKLLAVNPKLEDFSYAPESYDAANLLALAAEAAKSDAGVDVAAKLAEVSKTGEKCNDFKTCVELLKAGKDIDYEGVSGPVEFNEAGDPAVATIGIYQYGDDNKYPTKALEYRTGNIAG; this is encoded by the coding sequence ATGGTCCGCATTGCTCCCGTGGGGCGGGCGCTGGCTGTTGTGGCTGCCACCAGCCTCGCCCTGACAGCTTGCGGTGGTGGCAGCGATACCGCTACCCAGCCATCCGAATCGGCCGCGTCATCCGCCGCGGCTCCCGCGGCGAAGGGTGACGGCACTCTGACGCTCGGCACGCTGCTTCCGCAGACGGGCTCGCTCGCCTTCCTCGGCCCGCCCGAGTTCGCTGGTGTCGACGCGGCGATCAAGGAGATCAACGACGCCGGCGGCGTGCTCGGCAAGCCGGTCGCCAAGTTCGACACCGACTCCGGTGACACCACCACGAACATCGCCTCGCAGTCGGTGGACAAGCTGCTGGCGCAGAAGGCCGACGCCATCATCGGCGCGGCGTCCTCGTCGGTGTCGGAGTCCGTGATCGACAAGATCACGGGCGCCGGTGTGATCCACTTCTCGCCGGCCAACACCTCCGACAAGTTCACCACGATCGAGGACAAGGGTCTCTACTTCCGCACCTCGCCGCCGGACAAGCTGCAGGGCCGCGTGCTGGGCGACCTCATCGTGGCCGACGGCAACGACACGGTCGGCATCCTGGCGATGCAGGACTCGTACGGCACCGGCCTGGCCGACCAGGTCGCCAAGACCGTCACCGACGGCGGCGGCACGGTCGTCGAGCGGGTCGACTACGACCCGAAGGCCGCCGACTTCTCGGCCGACGTGGCCAAGCTCAAGGCCAAGAACCCGAAGGGCATCGTGCTGATCGGCTTCGAGGAGACCTCCAAGGTCATCCAGGAGCTCATCAAGCAGGGCATGCCGGCCAGCAAGCACAAGTGGTACATGGTCGACGGCAACACCTCCAACACCAACTACGTCAAGCTGCCCAAGGGCACGCTGACGGGCGTCAAGGGCACCATCCCCGGCGCCGCGTCGCCGGAGGAGTTCCAGAAGAAGCTTCTGGCCGTCAACCCCAAGCTCGAGGACTTCAGCTACGCTCCCGAGTCCTACGACGCCGCCAACCTGCTCGCGCTGGCCGCCGAGGCCGCCAAGAGCGACGCGGGCGTCGACGTCGCGGCCAAGCTGGCCGAGGTCAGCAAGACCGGTGAGAAGTGCAACGACTTCAAGACCTGCGTCGAGCTGCTCAAGGCCGGCAAGGACATCGACTACGAGGGCGTGAGCGGCCCGGTCGAGTTCAACGAGGCCGGTGACCCCGCCGTGGCCACCATCGGCATCTACCAGTACGGCGACGACAACAAGTACCCGACGAAGGCCCTGGAGTACCGCACCGGCAACATCGCCGGCTGA
- a CDS encoding ANTAR domain-containing response regulator, with amino-acid sequence MSTQRRVVIAEDEALIRLDLKEMLEEDGYVVVGEAGDGEQAIRLAAELKPDLVILDVKMPVLDGISAAERIVADRIAPCLILTAFSQRDLVERARDAGAMAYLVKPFTKADLVPAIEMAVSRHEEMVALSKEVSDLSDRLETRKLVERAKGLLMAAHGWTEPQAFRWIQKASMDRRLSMREVAQIVIDDTEKTD; translated from the coding sequence GTGAGTACGCAGCGGCGAGTGGTGATCGCGGAAGACGAGGCACTGATCCGCCTCGACCTCAAGGAGATGCTCGAGGAGGACGGCTACGTCGTCGTGGGCGAGGCCGGTGACGGCGAGCAGGCCATCCGCCTGGCCGCCGAACTGAAGCCCGACCTGGTGATCCTCGATGTCAAGATGCCGGTGCTCGACGGGATCTCCGCCGCGGAGCGGATCGTGGCCGACCGGATCGCCCCGTGCCTCATCCTCACCGCGTTCTCCCAGCGTGACCTGGTCGAGCGGGCCAGGGACGCGGGTGCGATGGCCTATCTGGTCAAGCCGTTCACCAAGGCCGACCTGGTGCCGGCGATCGAGATGGCGGTCAGCAGGCACGAGGAGATGGTGGCGCTCAGCAAGGAAGTGTCCGACCTGTCCGACCGGCTGGAGACGCGCAAGCTGGTCGAGCGGGCCAAGGGGCTGCTGATGGCCGCGCACGGCTGGACCGAGCCGCAGGCGTTCCGGTGGATCCAGAAGGCGTCCATGGATCGGCGGCTGAGCATGCGCGAGGTTGCCCAGATCGTTATCGACGACACGGAAAAGACCGACTGA
- a CDS encoding helix-turn-helix domain-containing protein: MYDLTVRHHVLRLLRSGLSVSEASRQSGVSRSTIREWRDRRVPDSPMTGTCPRCADPPHAPSPAPAYAYLLGLYLGDGCLSRVGDPAKDVWSLRIICADAWPGLIRECVDAQRAVRPTNKVRVVPKQGCREVNSYSKHWPHLLPQHGPGMKHQRTIALHGWQREIVSAQPGWFVRGLIHSDGYRGDNHVRRALPGGVRCYSYPRYLFKNESADILGLCGEALDLLGVAWRHNKRNEISVARREAVELLDLFVGPKY, translated from the coding sequence ATGTACGATCTCACGGTCCGTCACCATGTGCTGCGCCTGCTGCGGTCCGGGCTCAGCGTGAGCGAGGCGAGTCGCCAGAGCGGCGTCAGCAGGTCCACGATCCGCGAGTGGCGCGACCGGCGGGTGCCCGACTCCCCCATGACCGGGACCTGTCCCCGCTGCGCCGACCCGCCGCACGCGCCTTCCCCGGCGCCCGCCTACGCCTACCTCCTCGGCCTCTACCTCGGTGACGGCTGTCTCAGCCGCGTCGGCGACCCGGCCAAGGATGTCTGGTCCCTGCGCATCATCTGCGCCGACGCCTGGCCCGGCCTGATCCGCGAATGCGTCGACGCGCAGCGGGCCGTCCGCCCGACCAACAAGGTGCGCGTCGTGCCCAAACAGGGCTGCCGTGAGGTCAATTCCTACTCCAAGCACTGGCCGCATCTCCTCCCCCAGCACGGGCCGGGCATGAAACACCAGAGGACGATCGCCCTTCACGGCTGGCAGCGGGAGATCGTCTCGGCGCAGCCCGGATGGTTCGTGCGGGGGCTGATCCACTCCGACGGCTACCGGGGCGACAACCATGTCCGCCGCGCCCTGCCCGGCGGCGTGCGCTGCTACTCCTATCCGCGCTACCTGTTCAAGAACGAGTCGGCCGACATCCTGGGCCTGTGCGGGGAGGCGCTCGACCTGCTCGGGGTGGCCTGGCGGCACAACAAGCGCAACGAGATCTCCGTCGCCCGCCGGGAGGCCGTCGAACTGCTGGACCTGTTCGTCGGCCCCAAGTACTGA
- a CDS encoding pyridoxamine 5'-phosphate oxidase family protein — MSLSVAEREAFLADAHIAAVAVNAGAERAPLNVPVWYDYRPGGEVRFLTDGESLKARLILKAGRFSLLVQRVSPTYRYVSVEGPVVGSTPTTLEELARIAARYLPADAVPGYVDSSDPRALVTFRMRPERWLSADLGVL; from the coding sequence ATGTCGTTGAGCGTGGCCGAGCGGGAGGCGTTCCTGGCCGACGCGCACATCGCCGCGGTTGCCGTGAACGCCGGTGCGGAGCGGGCACCGCTGAACGTGCCCGTCTGGTACGACTACCGGCCGGGCGGTGAGGTGCGGTTCCTCACCGACGGCGAGTCGCTGAAGGCGCGGCTGATCCTCAAGGCGGGCCGGTTCTCGCTGCTCGTCCAGCGGGTCAGCCCGACCTACCGCTACGTCAGCGTCGAGGGGCCCGTCGTCGGCTCCACGCCCACGACGCTGGAGGAACTGGCCCGGATCGCGGCGCGATACCTGCCGGCCGACGCCGTGCCCGGGTACGTGGACAGCTCGGACCCGCGGGCGCTGGTGACGTTCCGGATGCGGCCGGAGCGGTGGCTCTCTGCCGACCTGGGCGTGCTGTGA
- the dapD gene encoding 2,3,4,5-tetrahydropyridine-2,6-dicarboxylate N-succinyltransferase codes for MTATDPTVTGAHGLGLATVAADGTVLDTWFPAPELGDPPATGTERIDAAEAGELAALVGADEARGVEVVAVRTGIAKLSEPPVDAHDAYLRLHLLSSRLVRPHGLNLDGVFGLLANVVWTSHGPCAVEGFERTRLRMRARGPVAVYGVDKFPRMADYVMPSGVRIADADRVRLGAHLAPGTTVMHEGFVNFNAGTLGASMVEGRISAGVVVGDGSDVGGGASIMGTLSGGGKEIISIGERCLLGANAGVGVSLGDDCVVEAGLYVTAGTKVALPDGRTVKARELSGADGLLFRRNSQTGAVEVVPRTGRGIELNTALHQN; via the coding sequence GTGACTGCTACAGATCCCACCGTGACCGGCGCGCATGGCCTCGGCCTGGCCACCGTCGCCGCCGACGGCACCGTTCTCGACACCTGGTTCCCCGCGCCGGAGCTGGGCGACCCGCCCGCCACGGGCACCGAGCGGATCGACGCCGCCGAGGCCGGCGAGCTGGCCGCGCTCGTCGGCGCCGACGAGGCGCGGGGCGTCGAGGTGGTGGCTGTTCGCACCGGCATCGCCAAGCTCTCCGAGCCGCCGGTGGACGCGCACGACGCCTACCTGCGGCTGCACCTGCTCTCGTCCCGCCTGGTCAGGCCGCACGGGCTGAACCTGGACGGCGTGTTCGGCCTGCTGGCGAACGTCGTGTGGACCAGCCACGGGCCGTGCGCCGTGGAGGGCTTCGAGCGGACGCGCCTGCGGATGCGCGCCCGGGGCCCGGTGGCGGTGTACGGGGTGGACAAGTTCCCCCGGATGGCCGACTACGTGATGCCGTCGGGGGTGCGCATCGCCGACGCCGACCGGGTACGGCTCGGCGCCCACCTGGCGCCCGGCACCACGGTGATGCACGAGGGCTTCGTGAACTTCAACGCCGGCACCCTCGGCGCCTCCATGGTGGAGGGCCGCATCTCGGCCGGGGTCGTGGTGGGCGACGGCTCCGACGTGGGCGGCGGGGCCTCGATCATGGGCACCCTGTCGGGCGGCGGCAAGGAGATCATCTCCATCGGCGAGCGCTGCCTGCTGGGGGCGAACGCCGGGGTGGGTGTCTCGCTGGGCGACGACTGCGTCGTGGAGGCGGGTCTGTACGTGACGGCCGGGACGAAGGTGGCCCTGCCGGACGGGCGTACGGTCAAGGCCAGGGAGCTGTCGGGCGCCGACGGGTTGCTGTTCCGCCGCAACTCGCAGACGGGCGCCGTCGAGGTCGTTCCCCGCACGGGCCGCGGCATCGAGCTCAACACCGCTCTGCACCAGAACTGA
- a CDS encoding globin domain-containing protein, with amino-acid sequence MLSVESAAVVRATLPVVGAALDTITARFYETMFADRPELLDGLFNRGNQRSGEQRRALAGSIAAFAGMLLERPDERPDELLNRIAHKHAAVGITDDQYVIVHKYLFAAIAEVLGEAVTPEVAAAWDEVYWLMAGALIAAEARLYAEAGARQGEIWRQWRVVERREETADVVSFTLRPVDGGPVPPARPGQYVSVRVEMPDGVRQLRQYTLSGFGEDGLRRITVKRVRGGEQPEGEVSTLLHATVSEGDELTLSAPFGDVTLDDGTPHTTAHVTGGTAQEAAAGSAEGLAAGSTRGDAGEGADEDAPLVLVSAGIGCTPITAMLQHLADAGSARRVLLLHADISEPAHALRADMAALADALPGGSRVFWYEEAPEGVTGGTEGAVRTGLMDLAGLEIPSGAVAYLCGPLPFMRHARGQLIQAGVAPRDIHYEVFGPDLWLAHAS; translated from the coding sequence ATGCTGTCCGTGGAGAGCGCCGCCGTCGTCCGAGCCACGCTTCCCGTCGTCGGCGCCGCGCTGGACACCATCACCGCGCGGTTCTACGAGACGATGTTCGCCGACCGGCCCGAACTCCTCGACGGGCTGTTCAACCGCGGCAACCAGCGCAGCGGCGAGCAGCGCAGGGCCCTGGCCGGCTCGATCGCCGCCTTCGCCGGCATGCTGCTCGAACGTCCCGACGAGCGGCCCGACGAGCTGCTCAACCGCATCGCGCACAAGCACGCCGCGGTCGGCATCACCGACGACCAGTACGTCATCGTGCACAAGTACCTGTTCGCCGCGATCGCCGAAGTGCTGGGCGAGGCCGTGACACCCGAGGTGGCGGCCGCGTGGGACGAGGTCTACTGGCTGATGGCCGGCGCCCTCATCGCCGCCGAGGCCCGGCTCTACGCCGAGGCAGGAGCCCGTCAGGGCGAGATCTGGCGGCAGTGGCGGGTCGTCGAACGGCGTGAGGAGACGGCCGACGTGGTCTCCTTCACACTGCGGCCCGTCGACGGCGGGCCCGTCCCGCCCGCCCGGCCCGGCCAGTACGTCAGCGTCCGCGTCGAGATGCCCGACGGGGTGCGGCAACTGCGCCAGTACACGCTGTCGGGGTTCGGCGAGGACGGCCTGCGCCGCATCACCGTCAAGCGGGTACGCGGCGGCGAGCAGCCCGAGGGGGAGGTGTCCACGCTGCTGCACGCCACGGTCAGCGAGGGCGACGAGCTGACGCTGTCGGCCCCGTTCGGCGACGTGACCCTCGATGACGGCACCCCCCACACCACCGCTCACGTCACCGGCGGGACCGCCCAGGAAGCCGCCGCCGGCAGCGCGGAGGGACTCGCCGCCGGGAGCACGAGGGGAGACGCCGGTGAGGGCGCTGACGAGGACGCGCCCCTCGTCCTCGTCTCCGCGGGCATCGGCTGCACGCCCATCACCGCGATGCTCCAGCACCTGGCCGACGCCGGCTCCGCCCGCCGCGTCCTGCTCCTGCACGCCGACATCTCGGAGCCCGCCCACGCCCTGCGCGCCGACATGGCCGCACTGGCCGACGCGCTGCCGGGCGGCTCGCGGGTGTTCTGGTACGAGGAGGCGCCGGAGGGCGTCACCGGCGGGACCGAGGGCGCCGTCCGGACCGGCCTGATGGACCTGGCCGGCCTGGAGATCCCCTCTGGGGCCGTGGCCTACCTGTGCGGGCCGCTGCCGTTCATGCGGCACGCGCGCGGCCAGCTCATCCAGGCGGGCGTGGCACCCCGCGACATCCACTACGAGGTCTTCGGCCCCGACCTCTGGCTGGCCCACGCCTCTTGA
- a CDS encoding RrF2 family transcriptional regulator has protein sequence MRLTAFTDISLRIVMRLAVSGRDELTTTRAVADLLAVPYTHAAKAVARLGELGLVEARRGRGGGLQLTEAGRHASVGGIVRSLEGGGDVVGCDDSPPCPLRAACRLRSALREAQEAFYASLDTVPIDSLVASPTGPVLLSLTRPEAMTPPRAETAETAL, from the coding sequence ATGCGGCTGACCGCCTTCACCGACATCTCGCTGCGCATCGTCATGCGGCTGGCCGTGTCCGGCCGCGACGAGCTGACGACCACCCGCGCGGTCGCCGACCTGCTCGCGGTGCCCTACACCCACGCGGCCAAGGCGGTGGCGCGCCTCGGCGAGCTCGGCCTGGTGGAGGCCAGGCGGGGGCGGGGCGGCGGGTTGCAGCTCACCGAGGCCGGCCGGCACGCCTCGGTCGGCGGCATCGTGCGCAGCCTGGAGGGCGGCGGCGACGTGGTCGGCTGCGACGACAGCCCGCCGTGCCCGCTGCGGGCCGCCTGCCGGCTGCGGTCGGCGCTGCGCGAGGCCCAGGAGGCCTTCTACGCCTCGCTCGACACGGTCCCGATCGACTCACTCGTGGCCTCGCCCACCGGCCCCGTGCTGCTGTCGCTCACCCGTCCCGAGGCGATGACCCCTCCCCGTGCGGAGACCGCCGAGACCGCTCTTTAA